Proteins encoded within one genomic window of Erinaceus europaeus chromosome 13, mEriEur2.1, whole genome shotgun sequence:
- the CLDN19 gene encoding claudin-19 has product MANSGLQLLGYFLALGGWVGIIASTTLPQWKQSSYAGDAIITAVGLYEGLWMSCASQSTGQVQCKLYDSLLALDGHIQSARALMVVAVLLGFVAMVLSVVGMKCTRVGDSNPIAKGRVAISGGILFLLAGLCTLTAVSWYATLVTQEFFNPSTPVNARYEFGPALFVGWASAGLAILGGSFLCCSCSRPERSNSSPQPYRPGPSTAAREPVVKLSASAKGPLGV; this is encoded by the exons ATGGCCAACTCAGGCCTCCAGCTCCTGGGCTACTTCCTGGCCTTGGGTGGCTGGGTAGGCATCATCGCCAGCACAACCTTGCCGCAGTGGAAGCAGTCCTCCTACGCAGGTGATGCCATCATCACGGCTGTGGGCCTCTACGAGGGGCTCTGGATGTCCTGCGCCTCCCAGAGCACAGGCCAGGTGCAATGCAAGCTCTATGACTCGCTCCTTGCCCTAGACG GTCACATCCAGTCTGCACGAGCACTGATGGTGGTGGCGGTACTCCTGGGCTTCGTGGCCATGGTCCTCAGTGTTGTGGGCATGAAGTGCACACGGGTTGGAGACAGCAACCCCATCGCCAAGGGCCGTGTCGCCATCTCCGGAGGCATCCTCTTTCTCCTGGCAG GCCTCTGCACTTTGACAGCTGTGTCATGGTATGCCACCCTGGTGACCCAGGAATTCTTCAACCCCAGCACACCAGTCAATGCCAG GTATGAGTTCGGCCCAGCTCTGTTTGTGGGCTGGGCCTCTGCTGGTCTAGCCATTCTGGGGGGCTCCTTCCTCTGCTGCTCCTGCTCACGGCCTGAGAGATCCAACAGCAGCCCACAGCCCTATCGGCCAGGACCCTCAACTGCCGCCCGAGA ACCAGTTGTTAAATTGTCTGCCTCCGCCAAGGGTCCCCTGGGTGTGTAA